In a genomic window of Physeter macrocephalus isolate SW-GA chromosome 14, ASM283717v5, whole genome shotgun sequence:
- the DUSP14 gene encoding dual specificity protein phosphatase 14 — MSSRGHSTLPRTLMAPRMISEGDIGGIAQITSSLFLGRGSIASNRHLLQARGITCIVNATIEIPNFNWPQFEYVKVPLADMPHAPIGLYFDTVADKIHSVSRKHGATLVHCAAGVSRSATLCIAYLMKYHNVCLLEAYTWVKARRPVIRPNVGFWRQLIDYERQLFGKSTVKMVQTPYGIVPDVYEKESRHLTPYWGI; from the coding sequence ATGAGCTCCAGAGGTCACAGCACGCTACCACGGACTCTCATGGCCCCTCGGATGATTTCTGAGGGAGACATTGGAGGCATTGCTCAAATCACTTCCTCGCTCTTCCTGGGCAGAGGCAGTATAGCCTCCAACCGGCACCTCCTCCAGGCTCGTGGCATCACCTGCATTGTTAATGCTACCATCGAGATCCCCAATTTCAACTGGCCCCAGTTTGAATATGTTAAAGTGCCTCTGGCTGACATGCCTCACGCCCCCATTGGACTATACTTTGACACCGTGGCCGACAAGATCCACAGCGTGAGCAGGAAACACGGGGCCACCTTGGTGCACTGTGCTGCAGGGGTCAGCCGCTCGGCCACGCTCTGCATCGCATACCTGATGAAATACCACAATGTGTGCCTGCTGGAGGCGTACACCTGGGTGAAAGCCCGGAGGCCCGTCATCAGGCCCAACGTGGGCTTCTGGAGGCAGCTGATAGACTACGAGCGCCAGCTCTTTGGGAAGTCGACAgttaaaatggtacagacaccTTATGGCATAGTTCCGGACGTTTACGAGAAGGAGTCCCGACACCTGACGCCTTACTGGGGGATATAA